CGGTGACCCCGTGGACAGCCCCTCGAGAGGGCTTCGGTAGGCTGAAATTGGAGAAGCAGTCTATCTCTGTAGCGCAGCTCCTGACACAGCAACCAGGTTACCTTTGACAACTGGAGCCTGCGGCGGGGGGTAGTAAACTGGCTGTCGCATTGACGCCGCCGAATCTATGTCAACGCCGAATTTCTTCGCTGGGTATGCAGCCAGGTCCTCAACAACTTCCTTCAATAATCTTCCAGTCGAACTGTTAGCTGAAGTGTTGTTATAAACAACGTTTGAGTCTCTGCATCGAAAATTGTGCCCATCATACCAAAAAGCTTCGCGAACTGCCGCAGCTTAAAGTCGTATTTGTCAAGGAAGCCCCTAGGGGCGATTGCCGGATCAGGAACGTACATCCGGTCGACCATCGAAGTGACACCGAGGCTGAAGTGTGCAAAGCATATTGCAACCACCGCCACTAGTATCCTAGACTTTCCCATTGTAAATGCTCGGCTATCGTTCGATGGCATCAGTTTTTTGCACTCAACGATTCATATTCCCACCGTTGAGGTTCCTTACCCCAGTTCGAGCCACGTCGGCCAGTCTGAATGTCCCGTGTACGTACACGCGACTGGGGTGCTGTGATGCTACCGACATGGTACCTACGTTCGGTATCCGTATCTACTATTAGAACGTTGCTCGGACGGTTTTCACACACCAGCTCCTCAACATACAGACTGATGTGCTGTCCCCTATATACATGACCTTGTCACAgactgttttttccttttcgtaAGGGTATGTCTACCATTGTGTCAACCACGGTTACACCATACTGGGTACATAAAATATACAGAAACCACCCACCGAGGCAATTCGACGGCAATATTATCGGAGCCCCTCCTTCGTAGCGACTCCGCCAAGATCATCTGCCAAACGTGTGCTCATGTGAACTGGCCACTTCCTGAGTGCGGACAAAAGGAAGATGAGTATTTTCATCTCCCCGGCTACGCCTATAGATAACAATGTCTCACCAGCAAGACACCTCCTGAACACGCTGCCTAGTCGGGCCAACTCTCACCCTTCTCTATCGGTGCAACCTACGCTGGGAAATAACACAAAACTGGGACGCGAATCGATAACACTGAATAGGAAGTTTGGATTTTGCTGCAGCGTCCTTCGCTAGTGATGGGTATCTCCACTCCCCGCTACATTTTCTATTGTGTTTTGCCCACCGCGGTCTCGTGCGTGGGCACCGCGTAGTGACTACCTCGACTGGTGCTGAAAGGCTCGAGGCGTTATGCCACCGCCTAACGCAAGGCATTTAACAACTAATGTGGTCCCCACGCATGCTATTACGTGAACTTCGAAAACTCAAACCATGAGCCTCAAAAATACTTAATTCTGCTTACCGGTGCGCCAGGACAGAAGATTCAGGTAACGTAGCATCCAATCtcaggagagacgcgaggaaatGGCGGCCGCCAGGTCGCTCGCGGTGCAAATCGCACCTACACGCTGCCCTCACTCTGTCGGCCAGTTCTCCGCATGCTCGCCCTATCAGCGGACCTGGCGTCAACGATCCCACCGTCTGGTTGCTTATGAGTTTGTGCATTGGAGGATACGGATGTTGCCTTCTCTTCAAAATTACCGTTACTGTGGAAGGCATGCTAATGCGTGCCGACTCCTCTCTGCCGTTTATGAATTTTGTGTTCTTGTCCTTCCCTCAAACAAGGCCTAAAAGCGCACACTGCCGCTGCCGCCTGCCTGCTCGATGCCTCTGGTACCAATGAAGCATGGAAGAGCGCGAGTTGGAGGTGGTTAACAGCATTTGTTGGCGAAAATCTCCCGTTTTCTTAACTTCCTTGGTTGGAACCACGGCATACTGGTACATGAACCCAAGTGCTTTGTGTCTGTTTGTAGCCGAAGGAAGGTGAAAGAAGGGCTTCGACCCAACATTATCAGTGATTTTCAGTGTGAAGACCTGAATCTCAGCGGCGACCAATGTCTATGCATTTCCTTGAGAGCCCTCTCCATTGATGGTACATTCTTTCAAAGAAGGCGTCTCTCCTGGGGCTGAAGACGGTACAACAATCGGGCCCCAACGTTCAGAGCTATGCAGCTCTAGGCTGGAGTAGTGGATTCGTGGGTCACGTTGTTGGCTATGCGCCCAGCTTGCTGAGTGTCGCCTACgtgcctctgcttcccttcCGAAAGCTCTCTGCACGCTTTCTGGCAAGCCAATCTTTTTGCTCTGAGCAactttccttccttcgtAGGAAATGGAGAGTGGCGAGATTGGTTCTGGGGAAGCGGCGAATCCTGCCGCGTCCATATTCCTAGCTATCGCTGGGTTTGCCGCCCGGGCGACTTGGGTAGGAGGACTCATACTCCTTTGTATGGTAGTACTTCTCTGGTACTTTCAAGAAAAGTTGCTCTTCTATCCGGGGGTGCCGCAGGGGTTTGAAACACCGGATAAGAATCCCAAGGGACTCCGCAGCCCTGCTGAGCGGGGTTTACCCTTCGAGGAGCTATGGCTGAGAACGGTCGATGGCGTGAAGCTCCATTGTTGGCTTATCAAACAGAAGCTACCGCAAGTTGCAGCTCATGCACCCACTTTGATCTTTTTCCACGGGAATGCCGGAAGTAAGTTAGCGCCAGACGCTCATATTGAGGGTCATGTGTTCTGCGGAACAATTCTGTATTGCGATGAGTagttttgtctctcttcattGTGCGGGAAGTCACAACTTCAATATGTTCCGTCTTTGCTTGTTGAACAGATGTCGGGTTTCGGCTGCCAAATGTCGAGCTTCTGTATAAGCATGTCGGCGTTAATGTTCTCATCGTCTCGTATCGTGGGTAAGGTTCAGGTTCAACAAGCGAGAAGCAAACTGAAGCTTTAAGATTATGATGCCAGAACTGCCTGAGTCGAGCTGAGTACTTCGTGCCGGAACCTTGTGTAGACGAATTCGGGTTTacggaaaagagaacaggagGTCTGATGGGGGTGTGATAAAGGGACGCAGGTTTCTTTTCGGGGGTGTCACTGGGATTAGTGCTCTGTCGAACATCGAGACTTTCGAGATGCGTATGTGAAACTGTCAGTTGCTGCTGTGCAAGGAAGTAATTAGCTTAGTTCAGGAACGCCTGTCGCTGCTAGATGCTGAAAGTGTCTCACATCAACAGTGCAGCGACAAATCTGTGGATGTGTGAAAGAGGTCCGTTCACACCCAGAACGGCTCGCGTATGTGTTGCACATTGCAGATATGGATTTAGTGAGGGATCTCCGACAGAAGCTGGAGTCTACCGAGATGGTGAAGCAGCCCTGGATATGCTAGTCGAGAGGCAAAATGAGCTACATATCGATGCAAACAAGATCTTCCTTTTTGGACGAAGTCTTGGTGGCGCCGTTGCGATTGACCTAGCGGTGCAGAGACCTCACCAGGTGGGTAAAACAAACGACATGTGCTGGCGTTAGGAATCGGGGCATGATTTCACAAATCAGGACAACCTGCTGCAAGAGGAGTTCTAGAATACGACCATTTATGTCATCACATGCTGCATGATTCGTATTGTTTTCAGGTTCGAGGCGTCATTGTGGAGAATACCTTCACTTCACTACTGGATATGGTCTGGGTCGTTTTTCCACTCCTTCGGCCGTTCCAGCGCACTGTGAGAATCTTGCAGGTGAGTGTGGAACTGCGCCTTAAGCCATCATACAACAGGAGACTCAGGCATCTGACAGAACAAGCATAAACTTGCCGCAGCCAGGTGAACGTATAGCGTGGGAAAAGTGACGAGCTTCCGCGTGCTGTGtgctctctgtgttttcagaGACTGTACATGGACAACGGGGAGAAAATTCAGAGGCTCCGTCTGCCAATCTTGTTCATCAGTGGGCAGAAAGATGAGCTCGTGCCAACACGTCACATGAAAAAACTTTTCGAAGTGAGAAAGACGGTGGAAATAATCTCTGGAGAGTCAGAACATGACACGTATTGTCGCTCCCCCTTAAGTACTACCGTGGCCGCCGCTAACACGTGGAGAGAAAATACCTTTGAGATACTTGAATGGTGGCTCACAAGAGAGAGCAAGTTGGCTGCTGCAGTACGACCAACACCGTCGGTGTGTGCGTGGTCATCTGGCATCGCGTTGAACTCACACGACTTTGTCGTAAATCTCATGAGTATTTCCACTTAACGTGGGAATGCTTTTACACATATCTGGTCCGATGACTCTGTAGCTTGGTGAATTTTCTGTGAAGTCTCGTACTGTCATCTGTTTGATCGTAACAAAACCTCTGTGTTGCTTTCAAGCTACGTACCGTTTTTTCAAAATCACGTTGGTTCTCGGATGTGTTGTTATCAGCTGTGCCCTTCTCCACtcaaggagaaagaagacgtgCCCCTCGGAGGTCACAATGACACTTGGGAATGGGCCATTGGAGGCAAAAGCTACTACGACCGCATCGCAGCCTTCATTCAGCATGCGCTGCAGTTCGAGGACCAGCAGTCCCGGCAGCAGATTGACGAATCAGGTCTCACGCGTCGCCGCCCTTCCTCATCACCTTCGGACACCCTGACGATTCCCTCGATCTCAAAATCTGGTGCGCAAGTGctggaagaggaggaaaggagtGTGCACGATCTTCCGCTCTCTATGACACCCGCGGACGCTGCAGCCATGTGTTCGAGTGGTGCCTCCGAATCCGTGCTTCCAAAAGACACGGTTGAGGAAGGGGAGGACCAGGCTCCAAAATATGTTGAGTCGTGCTCACCGACTTCTCTCGACTTGCCCACAGCAGCAAGAGCTGCGCGTGAGGTtgtcgccgctgctgcttctgcggcCTCCTCTGCAGCCGCGAAAGCAGCatctgtcgctttttctgcagacGCAGGCGCGAGTCATCGCTCGAGAGTCGGAGCAGAACAGggcgatgaaggacgcagtgAACCATCTACTGCCAGTGGCCTTCGCCAGAGGGTAGTGGATGCGACTTGCGAAAGAAGGTCTGAATGAGAAGAAATGAATGAAGACTTGTTCTGAGAAGGAACTGAGAGATCTCACGTGGCTATCTCTCAAGCCAGAGGAGCAGCTTCCTCAACCAATCAATCTCGGATTTCGAGTGTGTACACAGAAGCAGGAGGGCAGGGATTTTGACTGGCGGCAGACGCGGCATCGTAGAGTTGGGCCTAGTGCAATTGCCTCTCTGGTGTCTGCGCTACTCATGAGTATGCGCTCTGTTCTGTTAGTCAAAAACCGTGATTTTGCCAGTTGAACATTACAGGCATGACGTTGTGGCGGCTGGCAACGCCCTTCAACGCCCTCAGGCGTTTTACAAACTGTATTCAGGATTAATCTGGGGAAAAAAGCGAGTGTGTCCGTGCTGTGTTTTGTAGCGAAGATGTGTCTTGGCTGAATACGGGATTGCCCGAATAGCTGTCATCCGAGGCATTAATACTTGGCTCAGCATGGTCTCAtcttctccgctgtttcAACTTTGTTCATATGCCCTCTCCGTACCTCGGACGCAGGTAGCTCACGAGACCCGCGAGATGTAGTGGCGGGCCATCGTATCTGGCCGTTGACATGCGGTGTTATAGTGTGGCATGTTCTGTGCACAGACAGTGTACGTGTGAAAAAGCGCATAGAGCCATCTCGGCTGTACCTTTTTGCCCGTTCAACTGATAAGAATTCATGGCGCAGCGTCGCCAGTCAAAAGGTGTCCACACTCTCACACATGTTCATGCGGAAGACTACTGACaactgaagaaaacggaacTGCACTGACCTATGTAAACCATACTTTTCCCTATAAagctcttttctcctcgttgcTAGACTGGCGCACTCCACGTTGTAAAAGTGGAACTACAAACCCATTTTCGGCGCGACACTTTCCCAAGAACGTCCTCTGGGCATTTGCCAAGTCGAAAGAGATCGTGCAAAAGGCATTTGAAAGTTGCACTTTTCCGATAGCAATTAGCAAGCATGCAACATGGTATTGTACTGAAGGTTCACCGTATCGAGTGGATTCTGATTTTTGGCCGTACGTAAAAGTAGTGCCTGTGGTCGACAATATGCTAAGTTCGCTTAATTACAGTACCGAGGCAATTTTCTACGCAGGAATACGGCACCTTTTCAGAGATGTACCAAGAGCGACCATGGCACTCGGATGTGTTGCTTTTTTGGAGGGCGGAACGGGATGTGCCACGCGCCAGCACTTCATCTAGTCCTCACCGAGGAGACCTCCCCGTGGGGAAGGTCAGAAGCAATAGgactttctccctctcgctgaACAAAGTTCTACAACAGACCTGCTTTACTGTCGTTACGGCGTGCACGCTGAAGCCCATAGCATGTGCTAGCATCGTTTGCGCCTCGGGAAACAACTTAGTTCACCTCGTTTGAAAAAACCCGCTTCAGGCACTCCACTGGCAACATTCGACTGCATTCCTATTTCGTAGAGGGACTGCGGTGCGGCAGGCTTGTCATGCTGCCTCCTAAATTACCTTCGTATTCGTGAAGCCACTCCGGGCGGCCGCTGCTGTGGAGTTCCGAATTGTGCTTTTCTCGCAGGGGTAACAGGGGTGAGCCGTTCCGGTGTGTGGCTGTAGAGATTTTCACAAATTCTCCTGGCGTCTATCAGTTGCATTCGGTTCTCTATCTTGCTCTTCTAAACATGGAGAGGAGATGCCACTAACAGAGTGCATCTTGCAGATCGCGATATATGCTACCGGGGCAGCAGCTCATCCCTCTAGCACTGCGAAGGAGGCACCTACTATGCCTCGATGCCCCTCCCCGTTAATATGCGATACAACGTGAACGAGCCCTTATCCATTGGTACTGTGCGTCTCACTTTTGGTGGTCCACTGCTGCGCACCCCAGTAAAAGAACGTAACATTCGTCTGGAGCTTACCTTGAAAGCAAAAGCGACCTGAAGGCAATTCAACTAAACAAGGGGTAAATTGACGTTAACCACCAAAGTCGCCATTTTATGGCACGCCGATTGACGCACGCGTGACTCGTACTTCGGAAAATTTGAATCGTTTATAGTTTCAGCGGAAAAAGGCACCCACACACTTCCTGTTAGACGCAATACCCAATACAGACTTACTCTACAGCAATTCCTTGTGACTCGACGTGCTCGACGGGTACACCTGCCGCCACTGGGTTTGCAAGTTCCATCAAGGACAAAACGTTTTCCTTACAAATTGGGCATCGTCCATTCTGGGACAGCCACACATCAATGCATGCTTGATGATACGTATGGAAACAGGGTAGATACCTCAAAGAAGCACCCTCTCTGTAGGCATCCATACATATGGCACACCGTCCACCTTCGTTGCTGTCGGAGCCGTTTACATCCACCTCATTACAGTCACCAACACGCCCTGTCTCTGCACTGGCGCTTGCTCTGCCAgcactgtttctctctgcactttGGGTTCGCTGACAGCttgtgtcttgttctctgtaTATAACGCAGGGTAACCGAGAGATAAGCTCCTCGGACAGCTTGTCCTCCGAAAAAGtaacagaaggagagaacccCGCGTCCTCAAGCAACGCCCACCCAAGAAGAATATGACTTTCATGAGGCGGATCACTGGGAGAAGAGCCGGCATACGCCTCCACTGCTTGCACTTCACGCTGACTGTGACCTTCATGTGCCGTTTCCCTACGCGTTCTTCGGCGACTACATTCTTGTGTCAGTGCCGAGGCTCCTGAGGTCGGAAAACTGACGACGTCCCGACGACCCACTCCGTGAAGACGTCGTCGCCCTTCTTCGGCCCAAAGTCTTCGCCGCAACCTTCGAACGTTAACGCCTGCTTCAGCAGCATTGCGCCGTGCTGCTGCGGCCTGCGCTCGAACACACGCAAGACGCTGCTCCCATGAGGCGAGCTCCGCAGCTCGCCACTGTAGTGGGTGGTTTGTCCCCCCACTCGATCGAGGAACTGACCGCCACACCGCTTGATTGTGTCGCTGCTcgagttctctcctctctctgaaaAGTTCGTTCTCCGCCTGTCGGAGACGTTGGACGGTTACTCGGGCTCGCGCGAGACACCGGTCCGCTTCTTTGAGCTGTTGAAACAGCCCAGGAGCCTGACACGCTTCTACCCCGTGATGGTAGGCATGTCCTTGCTGCCGGCGACCAGGTGTTCTCCGAAGGAACGCCCGTGCATCCGCCTGGTCGCTGGGCCGAGATCCAGTGGATCTCCTGGGCAAGCCGTCAGCGGCGCCGGCCACCACGGGCTCACTGGGGGCTTCCGTCAAGGAACGAACATCTGATCGCCGGCCCGGGATATGCAGAGGGTAGAAGGTGGGAGCTTCTCCAGCCGCGCCAGACTGAACGGGCAGGCTCGAGGAAAATTGCTCCCGCCATGTTCTGTAGTGTTGACCGTTCAGGGGCCGGCTATTTACTCTATCTGCACCCGCGACACTCTCAGACCTAGGTGCTCTTGTCCCACCTTGACTCGTTCCGGTGATCACGACTTCGTCGTCAGAGACCAAACAATACGCTTCCTCAACTACATCTTCGTCGCTTGTGACAATAACGACATCTGGCGGATCCCTATTTTTGGCGGGGCTTCGTTCTGCCAACGCCGCAGGTTGCCCACTAAGAACAACAACGGGGCTCCTGCTCGCTCCCGAGGACATCTGATCGCACAGTGGTACAGAATCGGCGCTGCTGCTTGTTCCATAAACTGCCGTCCAGTTGCTCGTTCCCCTAGACTCCActcgtctccgcctcgcATTCGGCCATTCCCCGATGCGTTCCTCTGCTGTTTGACTGTCGTCTGCCGGGCTGCGCGATAGGTCCCTGGCATCGCCGGCCTCTTGGCAAGTACGCATATGCATGTTTGGTAGCTCTATGGTTGAAGGGAACGGAGAAGTGGTTGCATCgccgtctccgtcgtccgTGGAACGTGTTAACACACTGTCCGgtgctgccgctgctgcatgcCTCACTCGGACCGTCGATCCCATAATCGTGGAAGCGCATAGCTCTCTTCGGTACGCGATGTGGTCTCCgtgctcgagagagagaggatgagCCTTGTTGACAAACCCTGGGCTATTAGCCCGCAGTGAGTGTAGCGCTATTTGATCTATTTTGCAGCAACTGCACCCTTCGCAGTCCCACCAGAGATGAACAGTGGTATCGGGTAGAGGAAAACTAAGGGGGCAGGAGAAACTGGTGAACGCGTAGATGCACTATTAAGAGCAGGCGGTCACTTCAGGTCCTCGAAGAGCCTCGACACAAAATGTGGTTTGGGCAACCCCAACCACGACCGGTAGGCACAGGCATCATCCCCATCATCAGCATGTAAGAGGAGAAATACAGTTCCAGAACGAAATGAACTGCCATGCAGCCGCTATGAAACGACATAGTCACGGGTTCCACGAAACGGTAGACAGGGAGCTGTGACAGTTTCCACAAAGCAACATAAGATTCACACGCCCGCCGCTAGCATGCGGAACCGGCGGACTTCTGTCAGCAACGAACATCCAGCCCCCCGAAAAAGGAACATGCGCGGACTAGAAGTCATATATGCCTGATTCAGCAGAATAAGAGGATCCTAGGCGATTAACTGAAGGACTTGCTGGGGAAATAAAAACTACTCCGACGGACACACACCGTGTCGAGCTGTCGCTGGTCCAGAACGGTTCCGCGGGCACTTGACTGGCTCTTCGAAATACCGTGTACATCGACATACCGCCTCCTTTGAGACACTTCCTTTTGTTTTCCGACTGTTCATTCAAATGAGGTTGCCTCAGGGGTCACAAAACAAAACCACCTGCAAAGAGTCACTGAAAGACAATTGCATGCATCTACCCTTGCGCTAGGGAAAAATTGTACCGGCCGCTTCTGAATTTCGTGTTAAGACTCATACGTTCATGGAAAAAGAACCCACTGCATACCGAGAAGTTAAGACCATAGAAGGCCGAACTCACTAGTGTTGCCAAAAGACCATATCTCTTGCTGTTCAAGATGCAGGCTACAGTCACCGTACTGATGTGCGCGGACAAAACAGTTGAGCCAGACGACGGTTCTGTGCGATGTAACGGGCCCCTCTTCCGTCCATGTGACATACGTTACCAGGACTACTAAAGTATTCTGGAAGCGCATGAAACGCTCTTTCATTTGAGTCGCTCAACTGAAAATTGAGAAGGAAGCTGATCGCGGGAGACGATCAGTGTGAGCTATGCTATTTGCCAGCAGCAACACGCGAAGTGAGAAGCTCAGTTATCACGGTCGGCGCAGCATACCGTGAATAGACATCCTCACCTGTCTAGTTTCACTTTTCCTCACCTGGATACACCTGAATCTCTCAGTTCGATAGCTAGTAAAATCCAGGGCGCAGCAGCCGTCCTTCTTTAAGCTATCGGGATTAATATACTCGTACGTGCGACTTTGCTTTCAATGTATCGTTATCTAGTGTCTATGATCCTGTGTATCACTTTCGACTTCAGATTGCGACGATTTCTGGCATCAAATGTGATTTAGGGAACACGCTCCTGAAAAAAGATCTATTATTCCGTCCATGAGCTCGAATCGATAGAGAGAACTGGTGCCGTGGTCCCTTGTTACAGGAATGATTGTTGTTGCGTAGTCTGGAAGAACCACCTGAGTTCTTGTCACACCACGTTTAGATGTGGACATGCGTTTTGGGCTGCGCAGGGCTTCGAGTTTTTCACTGGCATAAATGACAACCGAAACACAACTGCAGCTGATAGTTCATACTTCGTTCCCGCGACAACTGTAACATGTCGACCGTGCATGCGTACGAACCACATCCTTCTGTCGAAGCGTAAGTGAGAACTTCACTAGCGGGATCGAAATGACAGTTTCTGTTAACAATCTGCGGGTAAGCGCCCACGCTGAACCAACTATATTCACCAGTTTGTGCTAAGAAATCCTACTCATTCTCTGGCCGATGCCGAACAAAAATTTGCACACTAAACCGGCAAACTTTTAACGCGACATTAATGACTCAAACGATTCCACCGGCACTACCAGAACCAGGGAAAAGTCGTCCACCGACACCAGCAATATGCCATGAGCGCGTTGGATAGAGCCCCTACGTACTAAATTAACCTTCGTCAAATATCCGTCGTACTTGTGCCAAGCTCTTCGCCAAAAGTACTGGTACGCCAATCTAGGAGCGTTGCCGGAACTGGGAAAAAAGGCATACAGCAGTCACGACTACAGACAAACACAACTTCTCTTTTTCAAGGACAAAATTTATTGTGTCGATACAAAAGTAGGCTTGGCATCCGGACAGAATGTTCAGCTGGAGTAAGGCCTTATGTGAACGCCATGAGATTTTGCGGGTGCCTTATCCTTTTAGACGTACATCATCTCCTTATAACCTAGGAGTGTCCACCTGTTCGCGTTCGACCGTACGAAACATCCGACagatttttctcttttcagttTTCCGATTAGCGGGCTGCTTATTTGAACAGGTGAGGATGACTCAGCAAGAGAGTTCGCATGAACGTCTGGTTCTCCAAGAAAAGAATGTGCGCTGCTCGCCCGATAAAGCTATCAAAATTCCTGAAGATCAACAACAGACACCAGCAGATGCAGCAACATGACATGACATTGCACCCGAGGAAAATTAACGTGTCGGTTCTATTGTTACGCTAAACATAACATGAAAGGACCCGATACACAACTTTTCCCACGATGTTTGGACATGCCCATCCGATAACAGCTCACTTCCATCGGATACAGTCGTTCTTAAGATCATTTGCAGTGACAACTGTGTTAAAAAACATCTCGAATGAAGCTTCACTTCCGCTTTAAAAAGAAGCACAATGGTGACGTGTCTCGCCACTAGGAACCTGCAGTGGTCAGCTCTCCTGAACTGTGAACCTGACCTTTCAGCAATTTTGAAATTAACGTTTAGACGAATGAGCTTCTCCGGATTGACATTGCCAAGCAAATTGCGGCCCATCATCTCCACAACCTGGCTTTGCCTGCGTATCGAACGACATGAACAAAACGGTTGCAGCCGGAGCACCGTCTCCCGCTGTTCCACTATTCCATCGCGAAAGCTCTGCAAACGTACAAATTGAAGTGAATGAACGCTCTGAGTTCGCCCAAAGCAACAAATTCCACCCTCGTGCCACGAACGGAGACCCCCGTGTTCAGCAAAGTCTCCGTGATGCTGCTGCCCTCCACCAGTGACTCGTATCTAGAGCGCTGCGTGTATTCGTCGAAGAGCACAACCCGAAACCTCAGCATCCAAACGGCCCCAGGACGTGGCGTCCACGTCCCTTCGCGTTAAACTCCGTGACACTGGCGCGTCGTGCCAAAGCAGGTGCGTAGTCACCATATTCACTCTCGTCCTTTTTACGGACAACTCTGGGTCGGTTCGTTCCTATTCTTTGCAGGGTGGGCTCACCGGGTCAGTTGCTCCGCCTCTTCGGTGTCCTCAAGGTCGTCGGCATTCTCATGATTTTGTTGGCCCTTCGAGTTTTTCACACCGCTATCGCAGTTCTGATCAGATGAAAGCGCGTCAACCTTTCCAAACGAATCATGCGGAAGCATCCCATTTTGACCTTCGAAGTGGCCCATGGAGCCACTGTTTCGACTCCCGTCCTTCCACGACGGGCCGCCGGAGTGCGCAGACATCCCACTGAGTGGCTCCGCAGCTGTCCGACTCTTTTCGGACGCACGCGGAGACACAGTGGGATTTGCACACACACCGGGACTCACTTTGTTGCCTTGACCCGGGCTCGACGCCGGAGGCTCATAGGAGTGCGATCGGGACTGATGCAGCAAAATCGCGGCAGATTGTAGTGGCGCATAGGTGTCCTGCGACGAAGCGACTAGGCAAATGTGCTGAAACTCGCTCAACCCTGGACGGCGACTCAATCGGTACAAAAATGCTGAGGAGTAGTCTTTCGCGTCGCTGAAGGGGGCACCACAGGAAACGCAACTGTTACGGAAACGGTGTTTCTCGAAACATGGCATCACAGTCTAAACGAAGGTGCCAGATTCGATGCATGACTCAAACGTAATGCACGACTAAAGGCAACGGTTTCCTCCGACATTCATATTCGGCCTCTGAATTCTCAcgctgtctcccttcctACCTTTGACAACGGATGGGAAAACCGGATCCTCGACTTCCAGTCACACGCGCGAAGAGCAGAAATACGCCGCGACTCACTACGTGCACTGACTGACTGCATCGACTGGTTGCGCGCTCCACGTCATCATGGAATTCCTGCCACAATTCTAGAAGCAACGAGGTCCAAACGCTTCATTGACTACCTATGTTGTCCCTCCTTACCTCAGAGTCAACtgctggagacagagacttTTTCGCCACTTCTTCAGCAGCCAGACACCCAAACTGACAAGGCGGCTTTTGCTCTTCACGAACCCAAAATGAGGCGAAGACAGTGACAGGTAAAGGA
This portion of the Toxoplasma gondii ME49 chromosome III, whole genome shotgun sequence genome encodes:
- a CDS encoding phospholipase/carboxylesterase (encoded by transcript TGME49_254690~Predicted trans-membrane domain (TMHMM2.0):24-47) produces the protein MESGEIGSGEAANPAASIFLAIAGFAARATWVGGLILLCMVVLLWYFQEKLLFYPGVPQGFETPDKNPKGLRSPAERGLPFEELWLRTVDGVKLHCWLIKQKLPQVAAHAPTLIFFHGNAGNVGFRLPNVELLYKHVGVNVLIVSYRGYGFSEGSPTEAGVYRDGEAALDMLVERQNELHIDANKIFLFGRSLGGAVAIDLAVQRPHQVRGVIVENTFTSLLDMVWVVFPLLRPFQRTVRILQRLYMDNGEKIQRLRLPILFISGQKDELVPTRHMKKLFELCPSPLKEKEDVPLGGHNDTWEWAIGGKSYYDRIAAFIQHALQFEDQQSRQQIDESGLTRRRPSSSPSDTLTIPSISKSGAQVLEEEERSVHDLPLSMTPADAAAMCSSGASESVLPKDTVEEGEDQAPKYVESCSPTSLDLPTAARAAREVVAAAASAASSAAAKAASVAFSADAGASHRSRVGAEQGDEGRSEPSTASGLRQRVVDATCERRSE
- a CDS encoding hypothetical protein (encoded by transcript TGME49_254700) yields the protein MGSTVRVRHAAAAAPDSVLTRSTDDGDGDATTSPFPSTIELPNMHMRTCQEAGDARDLSRSPADDSQTAEERIGEWPNARRRRVESRGTSNWTAVYGTSSSADSVPLCDQMSSGASRSPVVVLSGQPAALAERSPAKNRDPPDVVIVTSDEDVVEEAYCLVSDDEVVITGTSQGGTRAPRSESVAGADRVNSRPLNGQHYRTWREQFSSSLPVQSGAAGEAPTFYPLHIPGRRSDVRSLTEAPSEPVVAGAADGLPRRSTGSRPSDQADARAFLRRTPGRRQQGHAYHHGVEACQAPGLFQQLKEADRCLARARVTVQRLRQAENELFRERRELEQRHNQAVWRPQQHGAMLLKQALTFEGCGEDFGPKKGDDVFTEWVVGTSSVFRPQEPRH
- a CDS encoding hypothetical protein (encoded by transcript TGME49_254680~Signal peptide predicted by SignalP 2.0 HMM (probability 0.904) with cleavage site probability 0.498 at residue 31~Predicted trans-membrane domain (TMHMM2.0):14-32), translating into MPSNDSRAFTMGKSRILVAVVAICFAHFSLGVTSMVDRMYVPDPAIAPRGFLDKYDFKLRQFAKLFANSSTGRLLKEVVEDLAAYPAKKFGVDIDSAASMRQPVYYPPPQAPVVKGNLVAVSGAALQR